The DNA region AATTCTCAGTGTCCAGgcaactttctttcctttttttctcttccttccttccttccattctttctttctttcttttcttctttctttttttcttttttgaggcaataggggttagatgacttgctcagggtcacacagctagtaagtttctgaggtcacatttgaactaaggtcctcctgactccaaggtgagtgctctatccactgccacctagctgccccccaggaaactttctaagactataaattggagaatggttgtTGACTTGCTGTGATAGAGAAAAGACATTCTCGCTAGGAGTTCCTTAATCTCTTAGGATCTCAGGGCTAGACCCTCCTGTCTCACggggcaagtcagttcaccttaactgtaaaatgtaaAGGTTGAAAAAGACTGTCTATAGGGTTCCTTTCTGCTCTAAGATCGTACTGAGAGACATCATGCGGCTGTGGAAAaaaagtcatagatttagaatcatAGTACTCTGGTTGAAATCCTGGTTACTCCCTGTGTGATCTCGGGCAAGTCATAGAACTTCTCTGaccctcattttcctaatctgctGCTGAAGGGATCAACcaaatgacctccaaagtcccgcTCCCAGCTATGATTCTTATAAATATAATCTCAAATAAGTATGATTCTCATAAATCCTTCAATTATTGCAGTAAGTTATATGATAAACAAGTATAAGAAGGTTGAAATGGTCAATGAGGTGAATTGTGTGCACAGTGGTTATGTTTTAAATATCTGAAACTGGAAGCCCCAAATACTCAAATAGATCACTGATCTCAGTAGACAGTATGACCTAATGGATAGAGGCTTGGTCTAGGAGCCAAGAAAATGTGATCCCTTTTTTTATCACATTGTCtttttgaaaattaaacaatAGGTCACCTACAGTTGCTTTCTTATAACTAACCCAGAAACTATCCTTGATTCTCACTCGAGGAAGTGAAAGCTAGCCACCAACACAGCAATGGAGTAGGTTACAGGAGAGCTGCCTCTGATTTGAAACCGACTACAgtaaaaagtttattttgctgCACTGGTTTCTGCCATTTTCTAcaatttttctttacttcctttagCCTctaccattttctcttccttcttccccttcttagTGATGACATTTCTGGAACAAAGGCAATATTATATTTTCTGCCCCTTGGAAGAATGAATCTTATACTTTTGAAATCAAtcagactatttaaaaaaaattttttttcaaggatcAAGCTGCTGATTCTGCCCCCAGTTCCAGTTCCGAAAATTAAAGGGATCGATCCGGATCTTCTCAAGGTAATCATTAACCCTTTTGACCTATGGCTAGTCCTGGGGCAGAGAGAAGATTAAGGAAGGCTTCACTGGGCATTCTCACCTAAGACACTTGCTTCACATTAATTTGGGGTTCCTTCCCTCCCAAAGGGAGAAactttataatataaaattactCATTTTATTACTTAGTTAAATGACAGAAGTGACctgaaatgctttgaaaataaaTCTCATGATGTTCttgatatcaatcaatcaataagcatttattaagcaaaataCAAAGGCAAATATAAAATAGTCCCAGCCTTCCAAAAGCCCCCACTCTACGAGGGGAGACAACACAGACATAGACAAGCCCATACACAACGTATATAAAGAAACTACAAGGTAATCTGGTGGGAGAGGCAGATGTGAGATTGATGGGGGAGTGGGGCGGAGTCCAGTGGATAAGGAttatatctttctatctattgaAGAGGTATAAGTCTTCCAAGACTTGAAAGGAATTCCAAGAATCACATGTAATAAAGTAAATTAGAATGTACGTAGTATGATAATGATGGTTATGCACCTCTCTGGGGATTGGTCAGTGCTTCTTAATAACACTTTAATAAAAGATCCTCTCCAAGGCTTCCCTGAATGGGACAGAAAGAAGACCCCAATTCACAGTTCTGATCTGAAAAAAGAGTAAATCATTTAAAACAAGGAAGCATTACTGAACTCTCACATGGCAACCCTAAATATGCAGATGGGCTATGTTAGTTAGGACCAATGCCGATTTTGTCTATAGGTAAGCAGGACCCCAACCATGAGAAAAGTTTGTTGCTTATGTTAGACACAAGAGTTTTGAAACAGGGTTAAGCCCAGAAGAGATCCCAttcctttaggataaaatgtCGGCGAAGCTTTCTATCTGAAGTCCAAGCAGGCACTTTCTCTGAGAGAATAATACCAGAAAGTGCTGATGTATATGCCAATGTGTGTATTATTCCCTAAGAGCTATTTCTTGTCCCTCTGAACTACAAATATCAAGATGCCAGTTAGTTCTCAAACATTAGTATAAATGTATGAGTGAACTGGCTCACACTTAGAGCAGTTGCTCCAGCCCTTCACCCCCGCCATTTTAATTGCTGAACAGAGCAAAGCCATGGCAGAGGAACTGATTGCTATTTACTGCCATACTCAGTTCAAGTATATCACCAAGAGTTTCTGTCCTCACCAGGCTGTTATTTGCAAACTTTGGCATGGACTCCAATTCCCAGACCTCTCTCAATCTTTTGAAGCTCAAAAAGAGAGCAGAGCCCCTCTTTATCACATCATAACTtgagaaggaggaaaaacatGCATGCTTCCAGAGTTGAACCTTAATTAGCTAGTCCTTCCTCTTACATATGTATTTCCTTTATTATAGAGCCAGTGTGGCATAGGGaatagaagacttgagttcaaatcctacctcaagtTACCCAAACTCCCTGTGTAGCCCGGAGCTTCCTAAGATTTATCTACTGAGCCAAAGATGGGCTATAATCTTCATCAAGCATATAATAATCATTTATATTGCTTGTTGATAATGCCTTATAGAAAGAAGACAGATTTTATGCTGGTGAAGTCCTAGATACTGAatgtatttgtgtattttatGATACATAgggtactgttattattattgtcataatTCATTTcgtatttattgtttttgttattccttTGCTAAGAATCACGTGATAAACTGTATGATCAAACTGAACCTTTCCTcacagtattttgtttttcttcattgttgTAGAAGGGAAAATTAGAAGAGGTAAACACCATCTTAGCCAGCCATGACAGCTACAAGCCTCAATTCTACAATGATGATTCTTGGGTAGAGTTCATTGAGCTGGACATCGATGAccctgatgaaaagacagaaGAATCCGACACAGACAGACTTCTAAGCAGTGACCACCAGAAATCTCTGAATTACCTTGGGGCGAAGGATGATGACTCTGGACGTACAAGCTGTTATgagccagacattctggagaCTGATCTGAGTGCCAGTGATTCATGTGATGGGACTTCAGACATTGCTCAGTCGCAGAGGATGAAAGGGAAAACAGATCTCTTATGCCTTGATCAGAAGAATGATGGGTCACCTTCTAATTGCGATACTCCAACTACTCATCCACCCAACGGTGTCATCCTTTCAGAAGGTAGCAAGCCAAGACCACTTCTTACAAGTGGAATTGAGTCCACTGGTCTACCTGTCCATACTCAGCTGAGCAACCAGAGTTCACTGGCGAACATTGACTTTTATGCCCAGGTGAGCGACATTACTCCTGCAGGAAGTGTTGTTCTTTCACCTGGGCAAAAAAATAAGGCAGGGATATCACAGTGTGATGGGCACCCAGAAGTGGCCTCACTGTGCCAAGCAAACTTCATCATGGACAATACCTACTTCTGCGAGGCAGACGCGAAAAAATGTGTTTCTATGGCCCCTCATGTTGAGCCAGAGCCCCGGGTGGAGCCGAGCTTTAGCCAGGAAGATGTTTACATCACCACAGAAAGCCTTACCACTACTGCTGTGAGTTCCGGAATAGCGGGAGGACCTTCAAATTCTGAAATGCCCGTGCCTGACTATACCTCCATTCACATAGTACAGTCTCCCCAGGGCCTTGTACTCAATGCTACCGCGCTGCCTGTGCCTGACAAAGAATTCCTCACCTCGTGTGGCTATGTAAGCACAGACCAACTGAACAAAATCATGCCCTAGCCTTTCTTTCGTTTACCTTGCGCATATATATTTAATGGCATAAAGATGGCTTGGGCTAGTCCGCTTAAACCAAAATaatgtttaaacattttttttggcaGTTCTTAAGCGCTTTTTCCTGAAATGTTGAAACAtgataaacacacacaaacacacaagcaTTAATCAGACTCTTTCCTATTGTgaattgtaaatattttaaagcattgtCTCTCCAAGACCATTGAGTAGCAGTGATTGTCTTGTTATTGTGGGTGTTGATTTTGTGATACTAAACATTGAATGACTATGTTTTTAATGTATAGTAAATCATGCTTTTTGAAAAAGCTAAAATCAGGTGGTTTTGCAGTTCAGGAGAATTTAATGCAAATCATACCATACACTGAGTTGTTtgatgttgtttttttaatcagtaattggaaaaactaaataaaatataaacaggaaGGCAGAAGTAGTTTGGgtaagtaaaacatttattttgacatacaaattgataaaaatattttaatattctagACTTAAAGCACGGCTGTTTTATATTATGGTACACAATGTGTACTGTAATTTATGCTGATCCATCTAAAGAATGTATTCGTTGCAATTTTACCAAAGCTGGTTTCAGTTTTTTTGGTCATTGCAGCAAAAAtaagaagcaaaaatgaaataaaataaaataacaaaaaaagttagTTTTTTATAGGGTCATTTTTATACCTCCAAAAAAGAATCCTTAGATAATTCTAAAATGATTATAGCAACTTACTTTATTAGATCATATTCATCTTACCATAAGGTGTTTTTTTTCAGTGTACTTatacatttttaagttttcagGCAAACTTTAAGTTGTACAAAACAGTAAGAGCAAAGAATCCATTCACCACCATATTCCAACCCATGCCCATGTCAGTAGGTATCAAGAGGAGTAAAAGTTATAGCAGACATTTCTTTGCCAGAACATTTAAATTCTGCAGTTGCACCTTGAGCGATTTTGAGCCCATGGGAGAATCCAAAATGAGCACTGTAGCCTTGACGTCTGTATATCTTTGCATATAGGGCCAGATTTTTGTATCATTGTTTCACAAGCGGGAGATGAGGTACATGAAGCATTCTGTAAGTTGAAACCGGATGAAATGAAGTGAACAGGGCACAGAGGGTAATGTTGTTCAGGAAacttggtttgggtttttttttccattttttttccctgatagCCTATAGGCAGCCTCCATCTTTCAGGATAATCAGAGACAAGAGCAGCCTAAATAAAAGAGATTTGTGGATAATATAAGATCCCACAAGCCAATATCAGTAACTTTCTCCCATACCAAACTTTTTTCTTAGGGCTTCTTGTGTGTTATAAAACTGTCTGATCTGAGGTTcaccttccttcatttttcctctaggatcccctcagaaaaaaaaagttagtgtGAGTGAGACAGCTGCAAAAACAGgcaataggaaagaaaaagagaaagggaggatcTATGTAATTCACAAACCAGATAATCAATCTCTGAATAAACACTATTGTCCTTAGTAGATGCGAGGAAAGTTCTCCCAAAAGTACGTTATTAAAGAGGAAAACACTATCTGGGAGAGAGAATGCAATTCATTTGAAGCAGCAACAATACACAAAGTAAGACAGGTAGAACTTTGAATTTTAACTTTTCCATCAGTGGGATTTACCCATTAAGCACAGGCATCTTTAAGACATGAACAACATCATCAGGGACTTCCAATCCCTTTTGTCCTGCAGGAACTGCAGCCAGTTGCTGGAACTGGGTTTGGAAAGTCCAGCATGTGACTTTGTAGTAAGTGTTTATTAGATCTTATGCTAACTTGCTACTGCAGTTTTCTAACAGCTCCATTATTTAGTTTCATGTAAGATTTCATAAGTGTAACACTAATTCAATTAAAGCTACATATGTTTTTGGAAGAAGTCTCTTACTATACTCAAATAGGCTGACAAAGTTTCTATAGccaaaaatagttaaaaaaaaaatacctcaatCAAGCTCAGAATGTTATTTTGGTACTTTACTGGTTATACAAGCCATTATTCACCAGTATGAATAGTTGTGTCTTTCGGTTTATATTTAACTTCTTTATGTCTGtggattttttcccttcaaagtttaataaatttattttcctggATCCATGAAGATGTGTTTTTTGTTATCAAATGCCAACATAAAAAAATTATGATTGATTATGCACTGCAGATTCCTGATTCTGTAAGAAGAGTTTGCCATCATGGATTGGGGCCAGTTTGGGTCAGTGTAAAAGCTAAAATAAGtccagggaagggagaagatgTTGGCGTATGCTAGTGTTTCTTAGTCCAACCAGAACCAGGCCATGGATAGACTAAGCAGTTACctacaaaatttgatttgagtaCTCCAACAATGCCTCACCTGCttaaagaaaatacttaaaagtGAATAAGCTGTTCGATGGAAGTGAGATGAGATCTTAGCTCAAATCAAGAGACCCCAACCTCATCCAAGGAGAAAATTTCTGCAGTCTCTAagaaggaaaactggaaatcagagACATGTTGAATAGCCAATTTTTCCTGTATGTCTGcagtttctagtttttttgtctctcttgaaGAGTATCTTGAAAACACATGTCATTTCTTTCCCAAGAAACTGGAGCCAACTTCACCCTTCATGCAGCATGCTGATACTCAGCATCACATTGTTTTAGAATTCTCTCCACCAATCAAGAGTCACATCTCCTTTGACAAATGCGCAACATCACACAAAACACCCCAAACCTAGCTGGAAGTCCAGTTTCTTATGTATGGGCTTCTGTGAGtcctttttgttttatgcattttctgAGGTGAGATAAAGAGCATCCTTCTCAACATAATTTTAATACTTCGAATGCTTGTGCAGGATCTGAGAATCCCATCGCCTCCAAATAGCAAACCCTAAAAATGATCTATATTTAAGTCTACTCAGTGATGTTCCTAAAGCAACTACAAGTAAGGGAAATGAACCAAGGAGGGAAACCAGCCTTTTGGAAGCAGCTCCAAATGTTGACCCTGGTCCATATGAATCCACAGCCTTTGGGAAAAATGCTGGTTCATGTTTTCTAgtagggaaaacaaagaaaggaaacaaaatcttCAGAGACCTAATGAGGATTGTACATGACCATCAAGGCACatgataggaaataagagagaggTAGGCCTCCTCTCAGGCATTATTTGAGATTTGGGACACCATTAGCGCAGAAGCTCTCTTGTGTTTTTACTATGCTGGTTGTATTATAGCTAGTTCTTTTTACTCAGGGTTTTGTTAACCCTATGTATGGGGAAAACTGGATACAGACGAGTAATTCCAGCCTAAACAAGAGCCAAAGGAGGGTTCAGTACATCATTGTGAGAATCTCATATGCCCCATCCCAGCCTCAACATATCACAAGATTACTCTGAGATCACAGTGAAGTTGGACCTGTGTCTACCATGCCAAAAAACTGTGTTCCTGAAAGTACTCCTTTCATGGAAGTTTTaaagtttatttgaaaaaaatgtaaaatttctgCAGCAATATGTGATACTATTACAaacaatggaataaaaataaatcctGCACAGACTACTGGGaacattttcctaaagtatattTCATAACTCTGAATTCTTCTTAGATATCATGTTGGGAACTGTTAATGTCTGCTGAAATAAAAATTACCCTTATCTTTCAGAATAAATATTGACATTTATTTGGTAACATTGCaataagagtttttaaaaattttatgtaaatatCATTTAGGTTTGTATTCCTTGGTTGgtttaaatttttcatttggaTTTCAAGGTAATTTATTAGGTGACATCAATGGAAGAGGAGGAACTTACACAGACTATGGAATCTGGCATACTACACCAAAATAAATCCAattgaaatgttagctttagtgataaaacttgaaaaagaaattaataatataAACATTGTCAGAGAGGAGATGAAATTATTCCTATTTGTAGATTATTTGATTTAGTTAGGAAATCACAGAGAATCAGCAAAAAAGCTATTTGAGACAATAGCTTCTGTAAAAtatcaggatacaaaataaatccacatagcAATAACAAAATACAAGAAGAACTAATAAAAAGTGAAATGTAATTCAAAATAGCTGTAAAACATATTAAATATCTTGAAGCCAAACTACCAAGATACACTCAAGATACAATAACAAAATGCTCTCCGAAGAAACAATGACAAACAATTGGGAAAATGCTCACTGTTGAATGCTGAGCCAGAtccatataaaaaataaaaccacctaaattaattttcatatttagtgctatataaatcaaaCAGActgttccttcctcccctccccttcaatTAGTCCTGTTCACTAGGtgttttttcacttcattttttttgcatCCCTTTTCTTAGAGggtttctctcactctcttcattatccaaCCTCTTTCTGTCTACTCTAGACTCTCAATCTCTAGTTCATAACTCCTATAATTATCCGATAAGTTTCTCTCTATTCTCTGTATTTCTCATGGAATTAAAACTTCCGCAACATCCATTCAGTGCTCTCATCTTGTTGAGCTTGCCCTACagattccccttttccattgtgctCAGTCCCAGAACAATACCAATTCATGCAGGTGACAGAGAGGACACTGTCCTATGATAGAACCCTCCTGCTAACTAATTCTCTGATTATGCAGCCCATCACTCTTCTATAACCTCCCTCTGgttcctttctttccccaatcTCAAAATCTTCTCCCTCGGTCCATACCCTCTTATTCCCCTAATTCCAGTTGCTTCCAGAATTTCCAACTCCCTCCCTCCTGAGGCAACATTAGTAGCCTTTTCATTCACCAAATCCCCCAGAACTCATCCAGCACAAGGTCCCCATCTCCCTTCACAGAGAATCTCTTTACCCATAGGAGCATTCATTGGTAGAACCCCCTCCCACAATTAAAACAAAGTCTCCTTTCTTTAGCCCCCATTTTCCACCTttgtcccctcctcctctcccattctCCTAGAGGGTCTCGTCTTCCTGAGACCACAGGGCCAAGTTTGTTTGGTCACTAAAATTAAACAGccatcagtttcttttttgtttatttgttcttcctgtttacattgttataaccattgtgtatattttttctggTCTTgcttcattcttcattcattgCATTTGTTCCCATAAGTCTACTCACGTTTCTCTCAATTCTTCATATttccatttcttatggtacagtaacattttttacatttacgtgccataatttgtttagcctttcttGAAGAAGGGACGAACAAcggatgaatgaatgagaaaatgtaatgtaaaatgtaaaaaaaatgaatgaaaaagtaaagattgactatgtgccaatcactgtgctaagtaccagaaacaaaaataagaaaaatgagacagtccccgctttcaagaagcttacgcTACAATTACAGAAGATGACAAATAGGAAGTTCAGCTGAATGGCAAATGGAAAGAGCTGAAAATCCTGAGAATACAGTGGAAGGTTGAGTGGCAGGGCCAAGAACACTTAGGGGTCATCAGCACATCAGATGACGATTCCTGAGAGACCTGCAGCATAGATGTGGAATGTAGAGATGCCTTCCGACATGACTGATATATTGCTTAGCTTTGTTGAACTGagttttttttgaatttctttttaaatctttaataCAAGAAACAGTCCAGTGGGTAGGGAAGGGATATTCACAAATGAATGTGATGTCAAAATAAAAGGTGTCATTAAGAGTAAGATaacatttttaattgatttaataTATCTGAATTACAATCCTTCATGAATATATTCTAGGAACTCTCATGGAATTATAATCTTCTGAGGAAGATGTTCTGGATCGAAGCCTAGAAAATAATAACTACCATCAAGAAGACCAGAAATTAAGGCAAAGCTCAAAAAAGTTCTCTAATCTGTCCTTTAGTGTCCTGAAGCCATAGTTCAGAGAGGTCTATTTAAACATCCAAAGCACAGAATCCAGAGAAGGCAAGGGAAGCCTGAAGCagcaggaaagaaaatgaagaaacagggAGATTATAAATGGGAAGCAAACACAAGCTATCCTAGAAAAAGACACAAGGGGagaagttgttcagtcatttttcaggagggtctgactcttcatgaccccactgggagttctcttggcaaagatactgcagtgattttccattcccttttccagttcatttcacagatggggaaactgaggcaagcaggattaaatgacttgcctagggttgcacagctagtaagcatctgaggcctcatttgaactcaggcctttctgactccaggccactgtgccacctagctgccctcaacaaggggaagaaaaaaagacaataaatgggtagaaaagagaaaaagcaagatgGGAAACTgtgaagaggagaaaattaaatactGTAAAATGCACACAAACAGTAAGAGTGAAGCTAAGTATATTTGTTCTATAAAAACCCTGTAGagaacaaatcatttcattttctgcatTCCCCAACACCCATAATGAAAAGTAGGTGGCTATAAGTGCTGAATCAATCCTTAAAGAGAACATAGATGTTTGGggtaagaaaaggaaagggtTCATACAAAAGCATTGCATTGGCTCACTATGTTATGAATAATGAAGGCAGGTAAAACAGGGGCTTGAATTCTTTGTTACTCTGGAGTCAAATATAACTAGCAGACACGGCTGGACTTGGCATACGCCACAGTTGGCACCTTTTGGCCATGTTTTGTGTGAGTGATTTTCAGTGAAAGAATCTCAAAGTGCTCTTATTTCTGACCCAATGCGCATTGAaaagggtttgttgttgttgctgctgttcattCATGAGAAAATGTTATTGACTTAGCCATCTAGAGGATGGCACTGATATTTCAAAGTTAAGCCATGACAGTGGGAAGCTAGATTTAACTGTTTGATTTAATGAGATTTTAAGGTacaaaaaaattccaaaacattaaagaaagattaaatgaagTCCAATTTACTGATTTGTTAAGATAGAGAAatggaacaatttttaaaattttactttatttttattcatatcttcatttttatgtcatattcatttctgaataatTCTCCCCATCCCCAATATTGAGGCATCCCTtgtaagaaagattttaaaagaaaaagaaaaaaactatatgGCAgaattaaccaacacatcaaccatgTTTGATGGTACATGCAGTATTCCACACACATGTCCCTCACTTCATGCGCTTCCTCAACTTTTTTACAGAGCCAAGCTTGGTTGTTACAGTTACACAgtattcagtttcctttttgtgtTCTCTCTGTCGACACTAGTGTATTTGTGCATACTGTTTTTCTAGCTCTGTTTACACAACTCTACCTCACCTTCTCTGATGATACCACTAATAATAACTGATGTTTATAGGGCACTTTTAAgtctgcaaaatgctttccaagtATTGCTGCCCATCATTTGAGACTCATAGCAAATTTGTTAAGTAGGTGCCACAGgtattttttattattcccattttatagatgaaaaaaactgaggctcaaacaggctaaatgacttgtgagaagtgagatttgaagGGTCTACTTTTACTCCAAGTCCCTAGAGAGTGTCCACTACACTATAGTGCCTCCCCTGATAGAAAGTtgctttgttcagttgtttcagtcaag from Trichosurus vulpecula isolate mTriVul1 chromosome 1, mTriVul1.pri, whole genome shotgun sequence includes:
- the GHR gene encoding growth hormone receptor isoform X1 — protein: MGKNGDNLLKVLLATFPWCQITRQGFQGPTGMDLWQLLLTLALASSNDAFSQSEEPSGKPQYTKCRSPELETFSCYWTDEVYHGPKSPIKLLYKKRSDEEWKECPDYVSAGENSCYFNSSYTSIWTPYCIKLRNISHELEKRCFTVDEIVQPDPPIGLNWTLLNTSLTGIHADIQVRWGPPPNADVQKGWILLEYELQYKEINDTQWKKMDLVRSTSVPVYSLRLDREYEIRVRSRQRTSDKFGEFSETLYVTFPQMSPFINDCEEKINDFQFPWFLIIIFGIFGLTVVLFVFILSKQQRIKLLILPPVPVPKIKGIDPDLLKKGKLEEVNTILASHDSYKPQFYNDDSWVEFIELDIDDPDEKTEESDTDRLLSSDHQKSLNYLGAKDDDSGRTSCYEPDILETDLSASDSCDGTSDIAQSQRMKGKTDLLCLDQKNDGSPSNCDTPTTHPPNGVILSEGSKPRPLLTSGIESTGLPVHTQLSNQSSLANIDFYAQVSDITPAGSVVLSPGQKNKAGISQCDGHPEVASLCQANFIMDNTYFCEADAKKCVSMAPHVEPEPRVEPSFSQEDVYITTESLTTTAVSSGIAGGPSNSEMPVPDYTSIHIVQSPQGLVLNATALPVPDKEFLTSCGYVSTDQLNKIMP
- the GHR gene encoding growth hormone receptor isoform X3, whose amino-acid sequence is MDLWQLLLTLALASSNDAFSQSEEPSGKPQYTKCRSPELETFSCYWTDEVYHGPKSPIKLLYKKRSDEEWKECPDYVSAGENSCYFNSSYTSIWTPYCIKLRNISHELEKRCFTVDEIVQPDPPIGLNWTLLNTSLTGIHADIQVRWGPPPNADVQKGWILLEYELQYKEINDTQWKKMDLVRSTSVPVYSLRLDREYEIRVRSRQRTSDKFGEFSETLYVTFPQMSPFINDCEEKINDFQFPWFLIIIFGIFGLTVVLFVFILSKQQRIKLLILPPVPVPKIKGIDPDLLKKGKLEEVNTILASHDSYKPQFYNDDSWVEFIELDIDDPDEKTEESDTDRLLSSDHQKSLNYLGAKDDDSGRTSCYEPDILETDLSASDSCDGTSDIAQSQRMKGKTDLLCLDQKNDGSPSNCDTPTTHPPNGVILSEGSKPRPLLTSGIESTGLPVHTQLSNQSSLANIDFYAQVSDITPAGSVVLSPGQKNKAGISQCDGHPEVASLCQANFIMDNTYFCEADAKKCVSMAPHVEPEPRVEPSFSQEDVYITTESLTTTAVSSGIAGGPSNSEMPVPDYTSIHIVQSPQGLVLNATALPVPDKEFLTSCGYVSTDQLNKIMP
- the GHR gene encoding growth hormone receptor isoform X2; the protein is MDTMGPPSLSFRNVCRTAGPTGMDLWQLLLTLALASSNDAFSQSEEPSGKPQYTKCRSPELETFSCYWTDEVYHGPKSPIKLLYKKRSDEEWKECPDYVSAGENSCYFNSSYTSIWTPYCIKLRNISHELEKRCFTVDEIVQPDPPIGLNWTLLNTSLTGIHADIQVRWGPPPNADVQKGWILLEYELQYKEINDTQWKKMDLVRSTSVPVYSLRLDREYEIRVRSRQRTSDKFGEFSETLYVTFPQMSPFINDCEEKINDFQFPWFLIIIFGIFGLTVVLFVFILSKQQRIKLLILPPVPVPKIKGIDPDLLKKGKLEEVNTILASHDSYKPQFYNDDSWVEFIELDIDDPDEKTEESDTDRLLSSDHQKSLNYLGAKDDDSGRTSCYEPDILETDLSASDSCDGTSDIAQSQRMKGKTDLLCLDQKNDGSPSNCDTPTTHPPNGVILSEGSKPRPLLTSGIESTGLPVHTQLSNQSSLANIDFYAQVSDITPAGSVVLSPGQKNKAGISQCDGHPEVASLCQANFIMDNTYFCEADAKKCVSMAPHVEPEPRVEPSFSQEDVYITTESLTTTAVSSGIAGGPSNSEMPVPDYTSIHIVQSPQGLVLNATALPVPDKEFLTSCGYVSTDQLNKIMP